In Janthinobacterium sp. J1-1, a single genomic region encodes these proteins:
- a CDS encoding CocE/NonD family hydrolase, with translation MRLAPPVRLAGLALATSMLALPAAVLAQTPPMTPDIGSKLVMPDINDYVKRVVMIPMRDGVKLYTVIVVPKDAKRAPIMLTRTPYNAARRAQRATSASMLATLPQGDDTLVENGYIRVFQDVRGKHGSEGDYVMTRPVRGPLNKTKVDNVTDAWDTIDWLSKNIPESNGKVGMLGSSYEGHTVLMALVDPHPALKVAIPMSAMVDGWRGDDWFHNGAFRMPSLSYLAWQTSVRGSAESPVLGVYDDYEAYLRIGSAGDFAKKFGIDKLTYTKKLFEHPAYDSYWQEQALDKILAKRPLIVPTMHVVGQWDQEDIYGAYATYAAMEGKDKLNNLNYLAVGPWRHSGVNYEGSSLGALKFDGDTARQFREKVMQPFLNQYLKDDAPQANTAPVVSYQSGSNQWQRLQRWPLACDTCDTKLTPIYLQDGNKLGFDAPAGAPEASGAFDEYVADPAKPVPFVARPVRLNDGDVWKPWLVSDQRGYADRTDVLSYVSAPLKEAVRIAGAPMVNLFASTSGSDSDWVVKLIDVYPDEVPSQPAMGGYQLGVAMDIFRGRYRDSLEHPTAIPSGKVERYRFALPNANHVFLPGHRIAVQIQSSWFPLYDRNPQTFVPNIFLAQPGDYKKATQRVYHAFGSGSAVELPIIPAEEAARVAR, from the coding sequence ATGCGCCTTGCACCACCCGTCCGGCTTGCCGGCCTTGCCCTCGCCACCAGCATGCTGGCGCTACCTGCGGCCGTGCTGGCGCAAACGCCGCCGATGACGCCCGATATCGGCAGCAAGCTGGTGATGCCGGATATAAACGACTACGTCAAGCGGGTGGTGATGATCCCCATGCGCGACGGCGTCAAGCTGTACACGGTGATCGTGGTGCCGAAAGATGCCAAGCGCGCGCCGATCATGCTCACGCGCACGCCCTACAACGCGGCGCGCCGCGCCCAGCGCGCCACCAGCGCCAGCATGCTGGCAACCCTGCCGCAGGGCGACGATACCCTGGTCGAGAACGGCTATATCCGCGTGTTCCAGGACGTGCGCGGCAAGCATGGCTCCGAAGGCGATTATGTGATGACGCGCCCGGTGCGCGGTCCGCTGAACAAGACGAAAGTCGACAATGTGACCGACGCCTGGGACACCATCGACTGGCTGTCGAAAAACATTCCCGAATCGAACGGCAAGGTCGGCATGCTCGGTTCTTCGTACGAGGGCCATACCGTGCTGATGGCGCTGGTCGACCCGCACCCGGCGCTGAAAGTGGCGATCCCGATGAGCGCCATGGTCGACGGCTGGCGCGGCGACGACTGGTTTCACAACGGCGCCTTCCGCATGCCCAGCTTGTCCTACCTGGCCTGGCAGACCAGCGTGCGCGGCAGCGCCGAGTCGCCGGTGCTGGGCGTGTATGACGATTACGAGGCCTATCTGCGCATCGGCTCGGCCGGCGATTTTGCCAAAAAGTTCGGCATCGACAAGCTGACTTATACCAAAAAACTGTTCGAACACCCGGCCTACGACAGTTACTGGCAGGAGCAGGCGCTCGACAAGATCCTGGCCAAACGGCCCTTGATCGTGCCGACCATGCACGTGGTGGGCCAGTGGGACCAGGAAGATATCTACGGCGCCTACGCCACGTATGCGGCGATGGAGGGAAAAGACAAGCTCAACAACCTGAACTACCTGGCCGTCGGCCCATGGCGCCACAGCGGCGTCAACTATGAAGGTTCCAGCCTGGGCGCCTTGAAATTCGACGGCGACACGGCGCGCCAGTTCCGCGAAAAGGTGATGCAGCCCTTCCTCAATCAATACCTGAAGGACGATGCGCCGCAGGCGAACACGGCGCCCGTGGTGTCCTACCAGAGCGGCAGCAATCAATGGCAGCGGCTGCAGCGCTGGCCCCTGGCCTGCGATACCTGCGACACCAAACTGACCCCGATTTACCTGCAGGATGGCAACAAACTGGGCTTTGATGCGCCGGCCGGCGCGCCCGAGGCCAGCGGCGCCTTCGACGAATACGTGGCCGACCCGGCCAAGCCGGTGCCGTTCGTGGCGCGCCCCGTGCGCCTGAACGATGGCGACGTGTGGAAGCCATGGCTGGTCAGCGACCAGCGCGGCTATGCCGACCGCACCGACGTGCTCAGCTATGTGTCGGCACCGTTGAAGGAGGCCGTGCGCATCGCCGGTGCGCCGATGGTCAATCTGTTTGCCAGCACCAGCGGCAGCGACAGTGACTGGGTGGTCAAATTGATCGATGTCTACCCGGACGAAGTGCCGTCGCAGCCGGCCATGGGCGGCTACCAGCTGGGCGTGGCGATGGATATCTTCCGCGGCCGCTACCGCGACAGCCTGGAACACCCGACCGCGATACCGTCAGGCAAGGTCGAGCGCTACCGCTTCGCGCTGCCGAACGCCAACCACGTGTTCCTGCCCGGCCACCGCATCGCCGTGCAGATCCAGTCGAGCTGGTTCCCGCTGTACGACCGCAATCCGCAGACCTTTGTGCCGAATATCTTCCTGGCGCAGCCCGGGGACTACAAAAAGGCGACCCAGCGTGTGTATCACGCGTTTGGCAGCGGCAGCGCGGTCGAGCTGCCGATCATTCCCGCGGAAGAGGCGGCGCGGGTGGCGCGCTAG
- a CDS encoding transporter substrate-binding domain-containing protein, which yields MTDFNCSAWRRTAAALSLALPALALPLAAWANCSRDIHVPVSQIGASVVGSGVTVSGIYPEILRSLGAKMGCNFVFSVVPRARLEALYETGKADILIPASSTPRRDQHGLFIPLLGNRPLLISLQGAREPVNSMQELIERRELRVALVRGYDYGHPYQALAKELSSQGRLFYEVDALSIARLMQSGFIDATIMNPTILSGAVQNDARVLGLADRLRLEALPELPWGLSGAYISRKSLNANDQAVLRELLEKAARSGAIMESFQRSHRAELLSSSIRPR from the coding sequence ATGACTGACTTTAATTGCAGCGCCTGGCGCCGTACCGCGGCCGCATTGTCGCTGGCATTGCCTGCGCTGGCCTTGCCCCTGGCGGCATGGGCCAATTGCTCGCGCGACATCCATGTCCCCGTGTCGCAGATCGGCGCCAGCGTGGTCGGCAGCGGCGTCACGGTCAGCGGCATCTACCCGGAGATACTGCGCAGCCTGGGCGCCAAGATGGGCTGCAATTTCGTCTTCAGCGTGGTGCCGCGCGCCCGCCTGGAAGCCTTGTATGAAACCGGCAAGGCCGACATCCTGATTCCGGCAAGCAGCACGCCGCGGCGCGACCAGCATGGCCTGTTCATTCCCCTGCTGGGCAACCGCCCGCTGCTGATTTCCCTGCAAGGCGCGCGCGAACCGGTCAACAGCATGCAGGAACTGATCGAAAGGCGCGAACTGCGCGTGGCGCTGGTGCGCGGCTACGACTATGGCCACCCCTACCAGGCGCTGGCCAAGGAACTGAGCAGCCAGGGCCGGCTGTTCTACGAAGTCGACGCCCTGTCGATTGCGCGCCTGATGCAAAGCGGCTTTATCGACGCCACCATCATGAATCCCACCATTTTGTCGGGCGCGGTACAAAACGATGCGCGTGTGCTGGGCCTGGCCGACCGCCTGCGCCTGGAAGCGCTGCCGGAACTGCCGTGGGGCCTCTCCGGCGCCTATATTTCGCGCAAATCGCTCAATGCGAACGACCAGGCGGTGCTGCGCGAACTGCTGGAAAAAGCCGCCCGCTCGGGCGCCATCATGGAAAGCTTCCAGCGCAGCCACCGCGCCGAGCTGCTGTCGTCCAGCATACGGCCGCGCTAG